Part of the Sporomusa termitida genome, GCCGACTCCCGCTGCCTGGGAAATCGGCAAGACCCTGGCCGAACAGGTCCTCTGCCGCTATATTGCCGAAGAAGGGGTGTATCCGGAAAGCATCGGTATGGTAATGTGGTCTGATTCGAATATGCGGACCAACGGCCAATGCCTGGCCGAACTGCTTTATCTGCTGGGGGTAAGGCCTGTCTGGCAGCAAGGCAGCCGGCGGGTTACCGGGGTAGAGGTTATTGAATTGCGGGAATTAAAACGGCCGCGGATTGATGTGCTGGCCCGGGTCAGCGGTTTGTTTCGCGATACGCTGTTTAATGCCATCCAGTTGATGGAAAAAGCGACCGCCCTTGTCGCCGCCCTGGATGAACCGGCTGAAATGAATTTTGTCAGAAAGCATATGAAACAGGATAGCGCCGCCCTGGCAGCGCAGGGGGTTGACCATGACCTGGCCTGGCAGCAGGCCGGCTACCGTATTTTCGGCTGTCCGCCCGGCGGTTACGGGGCCGGTGTGGCCGCGCTGCTTGAGGCCCGAAGCTGGGAGAATGTGCATGACCTTGCGGATGTATATGTGCGCTGGGGGGCACACGCCTATGGCGCAGGCCGGCAGGGGGAGTTTCTGCCGCACCTGTTCCGGCAAAGGCTGGGGACGCTTGATATTACGATAAAAAATATTGACAATCATGAAGTCCATTTACTCAGCTCCGATGATTTCAATGCCTACTGCGGCGGCATGAATGCCGCTGTGCGCAGTATCCGCGGCCGGGCGCCGCGCTGTTATATCGGCGACAGCACCGATCAAAGCCATACGGAAACCAGGAGTCTGGGGGAGGAATTCAGGCGTGTATTGCGCGGTGAGTCCTTAAACCCGAAATTTATTGAGGGTATGAAAAAGCATGGCTATAAAGGCGCGGCCGATTTGGCAGCCTTGGTTTGTCACTGTTTGGGCTGGGATGCGACCAGTGAGGTTATGCGCGACTGGATGTATGAAAGCCTGGCGGCGAAGCTGGCTCTTGACAATAGTATTCAGCAATGGATGCAGGCGGTTAATCCCTGGGCCCTGCAGCGGCTGGCCGAAAAATTGCTGGAGGCGGAACGCCGCGGCCTGTGGCAGGCTGAGCCGGCAACAAAACAGGAGCTGGAGCGATTGTACCTTGCAATTGAGGGGGAACTGGAGGAACGGGCAGATCCGTGACCGGATAAGAGAAAATAAGAGCTATACTGCTGCCGGGAAAAGGCGGTAAAAGGGCTTTATTTTAATATTTCTGAGAGAGGTTTTGATAGTGATGAAGCAAAAAAAAACGACACTGCCGGTGTCGTGGGAAAAAATGGTATTAGGTCTGCTGCTAACCAATATCATGTTGGTGCCGGCCGGGGCCGCGCAGGCGGCACCAGACGAACAAGCAGCAAACTTTACTTTGGACTCAGTGGTGATTACGGCGCAGCGGCGTGAAGCCACCGACCTGAATACGCCGGCATCGGTAACGGTAATTACTGCCAAAGAACTGCAAGCCACCGGTGCCCTTACGATTGCCGATGCCCTGGATCACACACTTGGTTTTAACAACATGTCTTTTGGACCGGCAGGCACTGAATATGGCATGTCTGCCGGCAGAACTATTATTCGCGGTCTTGATAAGGGGACCCTGGTTTTGGTCAACGGCGCGCCGGCCAACTTATTAAATTATAACAGCTCCACCGGGATTCCGCTGGCCGCAGTCGAGCGAATTGAGATCCTTAAAGGGGCGGGCTCTACGCTGTATGGGGCGGAAGCCCTGGCCGGTGTGGTCAATATTATTACCAAAAAACCGGGAGGCAGCCAGCAAAATACAGTGGGCGTGACCGGGGGCAACTATAATAAAAGCTGGTCTGCAAGCTCGGAATTCGGCAACAGCGCCATCTATATAAAACGCGAATATATCGGTGCTGTTGACAGGACATCAAGAGACAAGCTAACTAATGCCAAGAATGCCGCGGTTTTGCCCTTTGGCCTGGACAAAAGCACCAAGGACAGCTTTTATTTTACAACCCAGTTAAATGATAGACTCGACTTTAACTGGTCCTATACCGACTTGCAGTCCAACCGCCCGCGTTTTAATGTGAATGGTTCCCGCTCTCTATTGTATAAGTATGACGATGTGCGTAATAATATAAATCTGATTTATGATAATAAAGACAATAATCTTAAATCGGTTTTAGCATTTAATAAAAGGCATTCTTTTGCTGACCAATATACTTATTCAAACAAAACATGGAAGCGTAGTGAACGCTATGATATGTATGGTATAAACTGGGATAGCCAGAAAACCTGGTATATGCGCGATGCTCTTGATACATTTGTTGCCGGCGTAACCCTGGCGCGGGAGCACTATAACGGTCTGGCAAGCAGTACTGCGGTCAACAAGAATAATACCCTGCGCAACAGTCTGGCGGTCTATGGGGCCTACACCTCTGCAGTCAATCCCCGCCTTAGTACAACTCTGGGCCTGCGGGAGCAGTTGATTGATGATCATGCCAAATCAGAATCAGTCTTCTTACCGCAGATCCAGACCCTGTACAAAATCAATGACCGTACCTCCTGGTACACCAATATCGGCAAGTCTTTCCAAATGCCGGCGATCAACCAGTATTTTAGCAAACAGGGTGCTGATTTTAACAGATTAAAACCTCAGCAGGGCTGGAACTATGAAACAGGGCTGAAAAAGATCATTGATGCCAGTCAGTCTGTTAAGTTGGCCATTTACCATCTGGACATAAAAGATCAATTTGTCTGGAAAAAAAATGATGACCTTACCGACTACATGACTAACGCCGGCGATTTCCGCAATACCGGTGTGGAAGCGGAATATGTAAAAATTATTAATGACAACTGGAAATATAATGTCGGCTTCAGTTATTCTAACCCTGAGAACAATGAAAGTGGAGCCTGGGTGCAATGTAACAGCAGAATCCAGACCACTGCCGGCGTAACGCATAATAAGGATAAATGGCTGACCAACCTGAATTTATTATATTTAGGCGACCGGGAAGAAAGTTATTATAAAATCAACGGGGCTGTCAGTGCTGTCCCGGACCGCATCCAGTTGAACGCCGCCGTCCGGTATCAGCCGGAGGCGGATCAAACCGTTACCTTGAACCTTTATAATATTCTGGACCGTGATAACTCGCTGAATAAATATGAAAACCTGGACCTGCCTTTTAGCTGGGGGCTAAGCTATAATTACACTTTTTAAGTAATTGACCAATTGCAGCTATTGCTCCGCTCAAAAGCTGGTGATTGGGAGCAAGCGGAAGCCCATTGGCAGATTAACAACACTTTAGGCATGGCATTGGGCCATGCCTATTGGCTATGTAAAAAATCGCCCAGTGAGCGGGTAACGGTACCTGATCGTTACAATCGATAATGCTATTTAATTTGTTACTCTTGACTGCATGGCCGCCAGATAGCGTAGCATTTAACTGGGAGATCAGCCGGCATGTTTTCAAAAAAGTTCGCAAGATGCAATGGCTGTTTAAAAAAGGCTTGACTATACGACCGGTATATAGTTTACCCTTTAATTAGGGTAAAATTATAATGGATAATTCTATATTTTAATTAAATATTGCTGAGAAGATAGGTGCCGCAAGGCTTAATAGGGAAATCGGTGAAACGCCGGTGCGGTCCCGCCACTGTAATGGGGAGCAAGTCCGGCAAAATCACCGGGAGATATCTTGGGGAAGGCGGGGCTGAGCAGTGATCCAGAGCCAGGGTACTGCCTGTTCTTTCTTTACTAAAAATCCTACAGGCGATAGGACGGTAATTTAAGGTATTAACAATGCTTATTTGCCAGCCTTTTAGTGCAGATTTGACATAGTGGTAATACTAAAAAAACCTTTCTCAGGCCTTGGGAAAGGGTTTTTCAGTATTATCATTGTTTAATTTCTTGTATGAGGTTGCTACCTTCAGCAACCTCATAACAATGTTGGCAGGAGAGCTGCCTGGCTGATAATCACCTACATGGTTGTCCGGAAAATGATAGACGGGGAGGAAGCGTATGAAAGTCGGGGCTATCGTATTAACAAGCTATATGCCGGCATTTTTGGAGGCTATGGGGGAGATCCCCGGCTTGGAGCTGAAAATGTGCGGTACCTGGGATCTGGAGAAGCGGGATTTCAGGCAGGAGTTTTGCCAATATCTCCGGCAGCAGGCCGATGTACTGCTATTGTCGCCGGCGACCGACAGGATATGGGACACAATAGCGGAGGAAATTCTCCATATCGTGCGGGAAAAACCAACAGTAGCTTTTGGCTATGAGCCGGGCCTTGCTGTTTATAATACGGTCAGGCCGGAAATTGCGCTGACAGTGCAACGATATCTGACTTTCGGCGGCCGGGAGAACACCAAAAACGCCCTTCTATATATTGAGAAAGAGGTGCTGGGCGCCGCGGTGGCAGTGCCGCCGCCGGCAATAGTCTCCTGGCAGGGGATCTATTATCCCGGCAGTGACCGCATTTATGAGAGCGCCGCCGATTACCGGGAGAATTGTCCCGGTTACCGCCCTACGCGGCCCACGGTGGGCGTGCTGTTTTACCGTCACTCCTGGATCTGCCGGAACACCGAGGTCATTGATGCTCTTGTCAGTGAACTTGCAGAGCAAGGGTGTAATGCGCTGCCGGTGTTTAGTACCGATCAGCGGGACCCGGATACCGGAGC contains:
- a CDS encoding TonB-dependent receptor plug domain-containing protein; translation: MKQKKTTLPVSWEKMVLGLLLTNIMLVPAGAAQAAPDEQAANFTLDSVVITAQRREATDLNTPASVTVITAKELQATGALTIADALDHTLGFNNMSFGPAGTEYGMSAGRTIIRGLDKGTLVLVNGAPANLLNYNSSTGIPLAAVERIEILKGAGSTLYGAEALAGVVNIITKKPGGSQQNTVGVTGGNYNKSWSASSEFGNSAIYIKREYIGAVDRTSRDKLTNAKNAAVLPFGLDKSTKDSFYFTTQLNDRLDFNWSYTDLQSNRPRFNVNGSRSLLYKYDDVRNNINLIYDNKDNNLKSVLAFNKRHSFADQYTYSNKTWKRSERYDMYGINWDSQKTWYMRDALDTFVAGVTLAREHYNGLASSTAVNKNNTLRNSLAVYGAYTSAVNPRLSTTLGLREQLIDDHAKSESVFLPQIQTLYKINDRTSWYTNIGKSFQMPAINQYFSKQGADFNRLKPQQGWNYETGLKKIIDASQSVKLAIYHLDIKDQFVWKKNDDLTDYMTNAGDFRNTGVEAEYVKIINDNWKYNVGFSYSNPENNESGAWVQCNSRIQTTAGVTHNKDKWLTNLNLLYLGDREESYYKINGAVSAVPDRIQLNAAVRYQPEADQTVTLNLYNILDRDNSLNKYENLDLPFSWGLSYNYTF